The proteins below are encoded in one region of Thermoplasmata archaeon:
- the purS gene encoding phosphoribosylformylglycinamidine synthase subunit PurS → MFRAEVRVSLKKGVADPEGQNTKKALELLGFREVGEVRTEKLFVILLEGEDEAVARARVEDMCRKLLVNPVIHNFHINILRE, encoded by the coding sequence ATGTTCCGCGCCGAGGTTCGCGTCAGCTTGAAAAAGGGGGTGGCGGATCCGGAGGGCCAGAACACGAAGAAGGCCCTAGAGTTGCTCGGCTTCAGGGAGGTCGGCGAGGTCCGGACAGAAAAGCTGTTCGTCATTCTTCTCGAGGGGGAGGACGAGGCCGTGGCCCGTGCGAGGGTGGAAGATATGTGTCGCAAGCTCTTGGTCAACCCCGTGATTCACAACTTCCACATAAACATACTAAGAGAGTGA